In the genome of Bacillus sp. S3, one region contains:
- a CDS encoding response regulator transcription factor: protein MYRVMLVDDEPLITIGLQALLDWEDYGFEIVLTAESGEEALIFLKDNPIDILITDIMMGEMSGLDLIKEVKKIQPKVKSIVLTGYQEFEFIKQGLLLGIENYLVKPVDEDELVTTIQNVGRKLKTMTGGNQIQERSTLLDNTLWRYLNGEINKNDCFERLSLYNIQFVQPFHNVSILSFEQFQNAEISKEIRNYIEEHYSAACLYSPNQELIIIFGGKSEEELHQLNQSLVEHLNNEGSASGLFYLSMGNPVKRIEELEESFTNAIGFCLLQPFSNPNVLLSEMLPIDRHEEVKKQQEFKECIVKQLLKADGETLQVVDLFFEELTKKSPFISPQSARKYTFDLISYIHYSLQQDDVSYYTAAVERIAYSQNVEHLKAIMKEYCRELLLSIHNQANMRSPIVQNVLDYIHASYDQGISLKTLGQQFHVNVIYLGQLFQKEVGVVFSEYLNRYRLEKAKELLKTTHYRAGEIGKKVGYSDTTYFYKQFKKTIGLTPSEWRKI, encoded by the coding sequence ATGTATAGGGTGATGCTTGTCGATGATGAACCACTGATTACAATTGGCCTTCAGGCACTGTTAGATTGGGAGGATTATGGGTTTGAAATTGTGTTAACAGCAGAAAGCGGAGAAGAGGCCCTCATTTTTTTAAAAGACAACCCAATCGACATTCTGATCACAGATATTATGATGGGTGAGATGTCCGGGTTAGATCTAATTAAAGAAGTGAAGAAAATCCAGCCAAAGGTTAAAAGTATTGTGTTAACAGGTTACCAGGAGTTTGAGTTTATTAAGCAGGGTCTGTTATTGGGAATTGAAAATTATTTAGTCAAACCAGTGGATGAGGATGAATTAGTCACAACCATCCAAAATGTTGGGCGTAAATTGAAAACCATGACAGGCGGCAATCAGATACAGGAACGGTCCACACTTTTGGATAATACATTATGGCGATATTTAAACGGTGAAATTAATAAAAATGATTGCTTTGAAAGACTATCATTATATAATATCCAATTTGTTCAGCCATTTCATAATGTCTCTATATTAAGTTTCGAACAGTTTCAAAATGCGGAAATATCAAAGGAAATTAGGAACTATATTGAAGAGCATTATTCAGCGGCCTGTCTATACAGTCCAAACCAAGAATTAATTATTATTTTTGGCGGAAAGAGTGAAGAGGAGTTACATCAATTGAATCAAAGCCTGGTGGAGCATCTCAATAATGAAGGAAGCGCTTCAGGTTTATTCTATTTATCGATGGGAAATCCGGTTAAAAGGATAGAGGAATTGGAAGAGAGTTTTACGAATGCCATTGGGTTTTGTTTGCTGCAGCCCTTTTCAAATCCTAATGTACTTCTTTCAGAAATGTTACCGATTGATAGGCATGAAGAAGTCAAAAAACAGCAGGAATTCAAAGAATGTATCGTTAAGCAGCTATTGAAAGCGGATGGAGAGACCTTGCAAGTGGTTGACCTGTTTTTTGAGGAATTAACCAAGAAGTCGCCTTTTATCTCCCCTCAATCTGCCAGAAAATATACGTTTGATCTTATTTCCTATATCCATTATTCGCTGCAGCAAGACGATGTTTCCTATTATACAGCTGCCGTGGAAAGAATAGCCTATAGCCAAAACGTGGAGCATCTGAAAGCAATTATGAAGGAATATTGTCGCGAATTGCTTTTATCCATTCATAATCAGGCAAATATGCGCAGTCCCATTGTCCAAAATGTCCTTGATTATATTCATGCTTCCTATGACCAAGGGATTTCGTTAAAAACCTTGGGACAACAGTTTCATGTAAATGTCATTTATTTAGGACAGCTATTTCAAAAAGAAGTAGGGGTTGTCTTTTCTGAATACCTAAACCGGTATCGATTGGAAAAAGCAAAGGAATTGTTAAAAACAACCCACTATCGGGCAGGAGAAATTGGCAAAAAAGTAGGCTATTCTGATACGACATATTTTTATAAACAATTTAAGAAAACAATTGGGCTCACACCAAGTGAGTGGAGAAAAATATAA